From a single Brassica napus cultivar Da-Ae chromosome C9, Da-Ae, whole genome shotgun sequence genomic region:
- the LOC106416374 gene encoding phosphate transporter PHO1 homolog 5-like, which translates to MKFGKEFSSQMVPEWHEAYMDYEYLKSLLKDITKFKRKNNPHGQHLRRKSTVYRTFSGLLSKSGRRRHPHGGAPISPFSDSDDDIEEGLKTAPILVHSASHGYETTFLMAAEAGGEYETVFFRRLDDEFNKVEKFYKEKVDEVMKDAVMLNKQMDALIAFRVKVEHPDGWPWKERTVEMTRLASDVDISTAAVAASTPAGARSMKLGAQALEAIQEGGSSSTGKSDEDEHDDDDDKEKEEEKVVYDTAASDTSRLSAARPSPIEVLDRVKINNTKETPRSTIKSVLKPSNPELKFSRYNLKRVEEKLRRAFVEFYHKLRLLKSYSFLNVLAFSKILKKYDKVSKRNATKSYMKMVDNSYLGGSDEVIRLMERVEAMFIKHFTNANRTKGMNILRPKAKRERHRITFSTGFLGGCMFSLVVALFAIIRTRNILQEEGQKQYMNTMFPLYSLFGFIVLHILMYAANIYYWTRYRVNYSFIFGFKQGTELRYRQVLLVGFSIGVLALLCVIANLDMDVDPETNDYKGLTELLPLILLIGLFIVLVLPFNIFYRSSRLFFLTCLFHCLAAPLYKVTLPDFLLGDQLTSQVQALRSVQFYICHYGWGDYKLRQNTCTDSDTYNAFLFIVAVVPYVCRLLQCLRRLFEEKNAEQGYNGIKYFLTIVAVCLRTAYSVDKDNQFVWRMLAGIFSAIAAIFCTYWDLVLDWGLLNRTSKNRWLRDKLLIPQKKVYFIAMILNVLLRFAWVQTVLDFNFSFMHKQTMVAVVASLEIIRRGIWNFFRLENEHLNNVGKYRAFKTVPLPFNYDEDDDKDN; encoded by the exons ATGAAGTTCGGGAAAGAATTTTCATCGCAGATGGTGCCGGAGTGGCACGAAGCTTACATGGATTACGAATATCTAAAATCTCTTTTAAAAGATATCACCAAATTCAAACGCAAAAACAATCCTCACGGCCAACATCTCCGCCGGAAGTCAACAGTTTACCGAACATTCAGCGGTTTACTCTCAAAATCGGGGAGAAGGAGACATCCCCACGGTGGTGCACCGATCAGTCCTTTTTCAGATTCGGACGACGACATCGAGGAAGGACTAAAAACAGCGCCCATTCTAGTCCATTCGGCGAGTCACGGATACGAGACAACGTTTCTGATGGCGGCGGAAGCAGGAGGAGAGTACGAGACGGTGTTTTTCCGGCGGTTAGACGACGAGTTCAACAAAGTGGAGAAGTTCTATAAGGAGAAAGTTGACGAAGTGATGAAAGATGCTGTGATGCTTAACAAACAGATGGATGCGCTAATCGCGTTTCGCGTGAAAGTGGAGCATCCTGATGGTTGGCCATGGAAGGAACGTACGGTGGAGATGACCCGTTTAGCTTCGGATGTCGATATTTCCACCGCGGCTGTCGCAGCTTCTACTCCCGCCGGAGCTAGATCCA TGAAACTTGGCGCTCAAGCTCTGGAAGCAATACAGGAAGGAGGATCGAGCAGCACTGGGAAATCCGACGAAGACGAACATGATGACGACGACGAcaaggagaaggaagaagaaaaagtcGTTTACGACACAGCGGCCAGTGACACAAGTAGATTAAGTGCTGCAAGGCCATCTCCCATCGAGGTTTTGGACCGTGTCAAGATCAACAATACGAAAGAAACACCTCGGTCCACCATTAAATCCGTTCTAAAGCCCTCGAATCCGGAGCTCAAGTTTAGCCGATATAATCTGAAGAGAGTCGAGGAGAAACTCAGACGCGCTTTTGTCGAGTTCTACCACAAGCTTCGGCTACTAAAGAGCTACAG CTTTTTGAATGTGTTGGCATTTTCGAAGATATTGAAGAAGTATGATAAAGTAAGTAAGAGGAATGCTACAAAGTCTTACATGAAAATGGTTGATAACTCTTACCTTGGTGGCTCTGATGAG GTTATTAGACTAATGGAGCGTGTTGAAGCTATGTTCATAAAGCATTTCACCAATGCTAACAGAACAAAAGGAATGAACATCTTGAGACCCAAAGCTAAAAGAGAGAGACATCGTATTACATTCTCCACAG GTTTCTTGGGAGGATGCATGTTCTCTCTAGTAGTGGCTCTATTCGCCATCATACGCACCAGGAACATTTTGCAGGAGGAAGGCCAAAAACAGTACATGAACACCATGTTCCCTCTTTACAG CTTGTTTGGCTTCATTGTGCTGCACATACTTATGTATGCTGCCAACATTTACTACTGGACAAGGTATCGAGTGAACTATTCATTCATATTCGGGTTCAAGCAAGGAACAGAACTTCGGTATAGACAAGTCCTACTTGTGGGCTTCAGCATCGGAGTTTTAGCCCTTCTTTGTGTTATTGCCAATCTGGACATGGACGTTGACCCCGAAACTAATGATTACAAAGGATTAACCGAACTTCTTCCTCTTATTCTGCTCATT GGTCTGTTTATAGTTCTAGTCTTACCATTCAACATCTTCTACCGCTCGAGTCGCTTGTTCTTCCTCACATGCCTCTTTCACTGCCTTGCTGCTCCTCTTTACAAG GTAACATTACCTGATTTCTTGCTGGGAGATCAGTTAACAAGTCAGGTGCAAGCTCTTAGAAGCGTCCAGTTTTACATATGCCACTACGGTTGGGGAGATTACAAACTCAGACAAAACACTTGCACTGACTCAGACACCTACAATGCTTTCTTATTCATTGTTGCTGTCGTCCCTTATGTCTGCCGTCTCCTTCAG TGCTTGAGACGTCTATTTGAAGAGAAAAACGCAGAACAAGGATACAATGGGATCAAGTACTTCTTGACGATAGTGGCTGTCTGCTTGAGGACAGCTTACAGTGTGGACAAGGATAATCAATTCGTGTGGAGAATGTTAGCCGGGATCTTCTCAGCTATTGCTGCCATTTTCTGTACTTACTGGGACTTAGTCTTGGACTGGGGTCTTCTCAACAGGACTTCTAAAAACCGTTGGCTCAGGGATAAACTCCTTATCCCGCAAAAGAAAGTTTACTTCATCGCAATG ATCTTGAACGTCTTGCTTAGATTTGCGTGGGTGCAGACCGTGCTGGATTTCAACTTCTCCTTTATGCATAAACAGACGATGGTTGCTGTTGTAGCCAGTCTTGAGATTATCCGCCGTGGGATATGGAACTTCTTCAGGTTAGAGAACGAGCATTTGAACAATGTGGGAAAGTACAGAGCATTCAAGACGGTTCCATTACCGTTCAACTACGATGAGGATGACGACAAAGACAACTAG